The DNA segment GTAAATATTAGCGGGCAGCAGAGTTGAATTGTCGCGCCGATCACGTGGGCATCGGCTCAACTCATGTGAATAGAAGTAGAATCCGGGTTAACGTGAAGAAAATgcactgtccgtccgtccgtccgtccatccatccatccatccatccatccgtccgtctttGTCCATCACAGAAAGTCATGGGCATGAGCTTTAAGGAAGGGCAGGAGTTCAAGATCTGTGTCAAGCCCAAAGATGACTGCAACAGGTCAGTCCCCCGAACAATTGACCGGATCCAAAACAGCCGCTTTGGCGTCACGTCTTTTCACCATCTTTCAGATTCAGCATCAATATCGGCCACGACTCGGACAACATCGCGCTGCACTTCAACCCGCGCTTTGACCAGAGTGCCATCATCTGCAACTCCATGTCGGGAGGCTCCTGGGGCGACGAGCACCGCGACGACAACTTCTGCTTCTCCCACGGCGAGGAGAGCAAGGTACCGCACGCAGTGGTTTTATTAGCCTGTCGCGCCACTATGCTAGGTCAAAAGCCACGTGATCACACCCTGCTTTATTGGCCCATAAAAAGCCCTTTCAAAAGATACGGGGGTCCGTCTCATTTCACATTTCAAAGTTCAGTAAGGCCTTTTTCCCCCCTTGCCTTCCAGTTCTACATCAACTTCAACAACGAAGAGTTCATCATCAAGTTGCCCAACGGCTCCACAATGACTTTCCCCAACCGGCTGGCCGACGTCAAGTACAATTACTTTGATGTCGCTGGTGAGGCCAAGATCATCGGCATGAAGATCAAGTAGAGAGTCGGTGGAGGAAGAAAACCCGAACGTGACTCATCATCGACCATCCCGGCTCTCCTGGACAGCTTGGGAGGATGTCTTTGACCTTGGAACCATCTTGTAATGACAAGAAAACGCCACAAGAGGAAGCCAGACAATGGCCTGGTTCAATGGTGGACAGGTTTGTGAATAAATACGATTAAAATTGgacaaagtctttttttttttttttttttacacacaggTCAATAGCAAc comes from the Syngnathus scovelli strain Florida chromosome 5, RoL_Ssco_1.2, whole genome shotgun sequence genome and includes:
- the lgals2b gene encoding lectin, galactoside-binding, soluble, 2b, with product MKVMGMSFKEGQEFKICVKPKDDCNRFSINIGHDSDNIALHFNPRFDQSAIICNSMSGGSWGDEHRDDNFCFSHGEESKFYINFNNEEFIIKLPNGSTMTFPNRLADVKYNYFDVAGEAKIIGMKIK